The Stenotrophomonas maltophilia sequence GCGCTGGGCGGTTGGGGGCAATCGCCGCAGCAACCCAGCGTGGCGCAGCTGCAGTAGGCGCAAGGGGACGGAAGCCGCGGCTTCCGTCCCTTTCTGCTTTCAGGGCCAATGATTGGCCGGTATCGCGCGTTCGCGCATGCGCACGATGCAGAAGCGATGGCCGGTCGGCGCTTCCATCACCCACCAGCGTTTGACGAAGCCGATCCGGCGCGCGCCGAGTTTTTCCAGTCGATCTGCCTCGGCATCGATGTCGTCGCTCTCGATGTCCAGGTGCACCCGCGATGGGTGAGCGACCCGCTGCACTTCCACGTTCAGGCCCGCGGGCGCGCCCTGCAGGTCGGCGTACTCGGCGCCGTCTTCGGCATGAGCGGGCTGCGCCTGCAGACCAAGTGCGGCCGCCCAGAAGCGTGCGCCTTCGTCTGCGGGCGTGTCCTGGCAGTCGATGATGAATCCGGCCAGACGGCTCTGGTGCGCCATGACGCCCTCCGCAGATTGGGAATGGAGGAAGGGTAGCGCGTCGCGTGCTGTGGACGTTGTCACAGTCATGACGTTTCTGACTCTGCCAGAACCGGAGCCCGCGGTGTAACTAGTGGGGGCAGATTCCAGGAGGGCAGGCGATGAGCGATGACAAACGCGATACCCAGCGCATGCTGTTCGGTGATCCGGGACCACCCGGCGCAGGGCTGTCGGTAGCGGTCGTAGTGCTGATGGTACTGGCGACGATGGCGGCTGCGATCGGCTTCGTGCGCCTGCCGGACCAGATGCTGGGGCTGGGCCTGATCGGCATCTCCGTGTTTCTGGCGGTCGGTGCCCGCATCTTCCAGGCACGCAACCAGCATCAGGCGTTGTACCGGCTGATGTCGCGACAGCCGCCGCCGTAGCTGCGGCTGCCGCGCAGGTTCAATGTTTCGGCCAATCCAGCTCGACCACCAGCGGGAAATGATCCGACGGCAGTACACCACCAATGCGCCGATCATCGGTAAGGAAGTTGCGCGCATGGAAGCCGCGCACCAGCACCCAGTCCAGCTGTGTGGTGGCTTTGCCGGTAAAGTCATGGAAGGTCAAGCGCGGGCCCTGCGGAGCCTTCACCTGGGTACGGGTGTCCTGCAGCAGGCGGGTGAATGCCTTGTAGGTGTCACCACCGGGCTCGCTGTTGAAGTCACCCGTCAGGATTACCGGCAGGCCGGCCGGCAGGGTTGCCAGATGCTTGCCGATCAGTTCGGCACCCTTCACCCGGCGCGGCTCGTCCTCGTCGCGGTAGGGCAGGTGGGTATCCATGAAGTAGAAACGACGGCCATCGTCCAGGCGCCGGAACAGGGCCCAGGTGACCATGCGCGGGTACAGGTTGCCCCAGGTGATGCTGCCGGGCACCTCCGGTGTGTCCGACAACCAGAAGTTCCCGGATTCCTCGACGGCCAGCACCTTGCTGTCGTAGAACACGCCCATGTGTTCGTCACCGCTTCCACCGCGGCGGCCTTCGCCGAACCAGCGGTAACCGGGCAGGTGCCCGGACAGGTAGTCGGCTTGCTCCTTCACCAGTTCCTGGGTGCCGATCACGGCCGGGTGCGCATCGAGGATGACCTTGACCATGGCATCGCGACGGTCCGGCCAGCGCTTGCCCGGTTCGGTATCAGCCGGGGTGCGGACATTGAACGACATCACCTTCAGTGGCGCCGGCGCAGCGGCCCAGGCAACGGCAGGCAGAGCAAGCGCCAACAATGCGCACAGCGCAGGTCGATGGAAGCGCGACAACATCGTGGAATCCCTCCATTCCATGAAAACGGTTTCATGGAGCATGCCATGGAAGGCGAGGGCAGCGGTATGCCGGGATGGGCGGCTGGCAGGTGCCGGGCGGGCGGTGAAAGCGCCGCCCGGCGGATCGCGCGGGCGCGATCAGGGGTCGTAGATCATCCCGTTCTCGTCACGGTTGTAGTGACTGGTGGCTTCGCGGGTGCCGTCGTCGTAGACCACGTACGACGTGCACCGCTGGTGGAACACGTTGCCCGCGATGCGGAAGGGCACGCACTCTTCCTGGACCTCGATGACTTCGGCAGCCGTTGTGGTGGCGACGGGGGCCAGCATCGACACGGCGAGCACGGCGGCAAACGAACATGCCGACAAACCTTTCTGCAGTCTCATCCTCACGCTCCTTGTTGATGGGGGCTTACATCAGGTACGGATTGCCATATTCGTCGATCCAGTACTCGGTGAGGAAAATCTCGCCGTCCGCATCGGGCATGGTCACGATGCAATGCTGGTGGATCCGGTAGCGCTCCACTTCAAAGGGTTCGCAGCGGGTCACGCTGCCGGGTGGGCTGGTTACCCCGGCGCTGGCGTTGCCGCTCGACATCATTCCGGCGAAGGCCACTGCCAGTGCGGCCATCGAGGCCAGGTGCAGTTTCATGGGCATCATCCTTGTGTCTGCAATCGCGCATCTGCGCGGTGTCATGCAACTACCCCCGGTAGATCAGGCGACCGTGCGGCAGCTGCTGCGTACGCGCCGGCCCGGCTCGTGGCCCGGCGCAGTCCCTTCCAGGCTCAGTCGCGCAGGTAAGGGTTGCCGTACTCGTCGATCCAGTACTCGGCGGTGTAGACGTTGCCGAATTCATCGGTGTAGGTTTCCGTGCAGTGGTGGTGGACACGGTTGCGGTCCACATTCACTGGCACACAGGAAACATTCTCTCTCGGGACCCCTGTGTTGGCGTCCGCCACCGGAGCCAGGGTTGCAGTTGCCACCACCAACGCGGCCATCGCGGCCAGTTGCAGTTTCATAAGCATCATCCTTGCTTTCTGCAATCGCGCACATGCGCATGGCGTGTGTAACACGCGAACCAGACCGCCGGAAGTGCCTCGCCGCGATCAGTCTTCGATCTCGCCGCGACGGCTGGCGGCACGCACTGCCTGCGCGGTGGTCGCCACACCCAGGCGTTGGCGCGCGTGGCGCAGATGGTTCTCCACCGTGCGCGTGGAAAGCCCAAGCGTGGCCGCGATCTCAGCCTGCCGGCGGCCGGCGGCAACCCAGCGCAGCACTTCGCGCTCGCGGTTGCTCAGCGCGCTTCCCGAAAGCTCGGCAGGCGATTCGGCCAGATGGCGTGCGGCTCGGAATGCTGCGGTTGCAGCAGCCTCCAGCTGCAGGCGCGCGCTGGCCGACGCGTCGATCGACGTACCGGCAACGCTGATCGCGCCCTCCAGGCCGGTGGTGCCGAACACCGGCACCTGCAGACCATGCAGGCCTTCGCCGCGTGGCTGCTTCACTATCTGGTAGCGTTCGCCGCGAACGCCTTGGCGCTTGCTCCAGAAGAACGGCGCGTCGCTGTCCAGCACGTGGCGATTGACCGGGCAGGCGTGGAGGTAGCCCGCAAGGTCGGTATCGCTGCCATTGCCGAACCAGTCGCCCTCGATCCAGTACACGCGTTGTGTACCGCGCTCCAGCCCGGTGCCGGTGGCGAACACCAGCACGCGGTCGTAGCCGAGTGGTGCCGCGATGCCTCGCAGGACCGCACCCACCGCGCTCAGCGAACGGGCGCGTTCCATTTCCAGCAACGCCTGCACCAGCGCGGTCATCCGGTTCAGCGCTCGGCCAGGGCGTCGAGCAGGGTGCGTGCAGCCAGTTTGCCCAGCGCATTGCCGGCCAGCGGGCTGTCGCCGGTCAGCAGCAGGCGGTCCTGCAGCACGCTGCCATCGATGCCATCGTTGACGATCTGCACGCCCTGCTGCGCCAGGCGCTCACCGAAGAACCACGGCAGTTGCCCGGGCATGTAGCCGATCTCCGGCGTCTGCCGGTCCATCGCATCGGGGAAGGCGCAGATGCGATAACCGCGGAACAGCGAACCGCCGTCGGCTTCGTCCACGCCTGCAGCGAGCAGTGCGGCCGGGCCGTGGCACAGGGTGATGATGTGGCGTTGCTGGGCCATCGCCCAGTGCAGGACGTCCTTCACT is a genomic window containing:
- a CDS encoding PA1136 family autoinducer-binding transcriptional regulator, which codes for MTALVQALLEMERARSLSAVGAVLRGIAAPLGYDRVLVFATGTGLERGTQRVYWIEGDWFGNGSDTDLAGYLHACPVNRHVLDSDAPFFWSKRQGVRGERYQIVKQPRGEGLHGLQVPVFGTTGLEGAISVAGTSIDASASARLQLEAAATAAFRAARHLAESPAELSGSALSNREREVLRWVAAGRRQAEIAATLGLSTRTVENHLRHARQRLGVATTAQAVRAASRRGEIED
- a CDS encoding VOC family protein, producing the protein MAHQSRLAGFIIDCQDTPADEGARFWAAALGLQAQPAHAEDGAEYADLQGAPAGLNVEVQRVAHPSRVHLDIESDDIDAEADRLEKLGARRIGFVKRWWVMEAPTGHRFCIVRMRERAIPANHWP
- a CDS encoding endonuclease/exonuclease/phosphatase family protein, whose protein sequence is MLSRFHRPALCALLALALPAVAWAAAPAPLKVMSFNVRTPADTEPGKRWPDRRDAMVKVILDAHPAVIGTQELVKEQADYLSGHLPGYRWFGEGRRGGSGDEHMGVFYDSKVLAVEESGNFWLSDTPEVPGSITWGNLYPRMVTWALFRRLDDGRRFYFMDTHLPYRDEDEPRRVKGAELIGKHLATLPAGLPVILTGDFNSEPGGDTYKAFTRLLQDTRTQVKAPQGPRLTFHDFTGKATTQLDWVLVRGFHARNFLTDDRRIGGVLPSDHFPLVVELDWPKH